In Porites lutea chromosome 1, jaPorLute2.1, whole genome shotgun sequence, a single genomic region encodes these proteins:
- the LOC140931348 gene encoding glycoprotein-N-acetylgalactosamine 3-beta-galactosyltransferase 1-like produces the protein MVTMFFFEHNNYMQYWHKRLEIAASKRPQYNANADRHLHQNGFNRNETKRPRILCWVPTSPTNLAERAKSVKDTWGKRCDMLLFFSSKADSSFPAIGLNVEEGRGRLFKKTRLSLEYIYQRHINDADWFLKADDDTYVIMENLRYFLSKLNPSDPHYIGRMYTKDGGYNTGGAGYVFSRETLRIFKKALDEGGCPPGGGEDIFVAKCLKSKGVKPVSTRDSSERETFFQRALQLTPGSPPHEFLLKYSFPLPYKIGPECCSDYPNTFHKVKPEMMYLFEYLIYRVKVETYN, from the coding sequence ATGGTGACAATGTTCTTCTTTgaacataataattatatgcAGTATTGGCATAAACGCCTCGAAATAGCGGCAAGCAAACGTCCCCAATACAATGCTAATGCAGACAGGCATCTTCACCAAAATGGTTTCAACAGAAATGAAACTAAACGACCTCGAATCTTATGCTGGGTACCAACCTCTCCAACCAACCTCGCAGAAAGAGCAAAATCAGTGAAGGATACATGGGGAAAACGCTGTGATATGCTTTTGTTCTTCAGTTCGAAAGCGGATTCCAGCTTTCCCGCAATCGGGTTAAATGTCGAAGAAGGAAGAGGTAGACTGTTCAAAAAAACCCGTTTATCGTTGGAATATATTTATCAACGCCACATAAACGACGCTGATTGGTTTTTGAAGGCAGATGACGACACTTACGTGATCATGGAAAATCTCCGCTATTTTCTGTCCAAGTTGAATCCCTCGGATCCTCATTATATCGGAAGGATGTATACTAAAGATGGCGGGTACAACACTGGAGGGGCCGGCTACGTTTTCAGCCGCGAAACGTTAAGAATATTCAAGAAAGCGCTGGACGAGGGTGGCTGCCCACCAGGAGGTGGTGAAGATATATTTGTAGCAAAATGTCTTAAATCTAAGGGTGTGAAGCCCGTGAGTACGAGGGATTCAAGCGAAAGAGAAACCTTTTTTCAAAGAGCACTTCAATTGACTCCAGGCAGTCCACCACATGAGTTCCTCTTGAAATACAGCTTTCCTCTTCCCTATAAAATTGGACCCGAATGCTGCTCAGATTATCCAAATACTTTCCATAAAGTCAAACCAGAAATGATGTATCTCTTTGAATACTTAATTTATCGTGTCAAAGTTGAAACCTATAACTGA